One Microlunatus soli genomic window carries:
- a CDS encoding SDR family NAD(P)-dependent oxidoreductase — MTANLNSSVIDKQRPLGTGFGAADTADDVLAGIDLTGKNVIITGGHNGIGRETTRALAAAGATVTVAARDPESAATKLSGIDRVEIRRLDLIDPDSVDAFVAGYLDSGRRLDVLINNAGLMGGPLVRDGRGYEAQFATNHLGHFQLTLGLLPALRAAGTARVVNLTSGGHRMSDIRWDDPHFANGYDEMGLLGYGQSKTANVLFAVELDRRWAADGIRGYAVHPGIIITTSLGPARAAGESAAGWLDTELLRAQGLIDDAGQPINDPDHEKKSVQQGASTSVFAATSPLLADVGGVYLKDNDISPLDIDPQPIDFASEQTPSATVVPHAIDPESARRLWDLSLQLIGR; from the coding sequence GTGACCGCAAACCTGAACTCTTCCGTCATCGACAAACAACGACCGCTCGGCACCGGCTTCGGCGCCGCCGACACCGCGGACGACGTGCTGGCAGGCATCGACCTGACCGGGAAGAACGTGATCATCACCGGTGGCCATAACGGGATCGGCCGGGAGACCACTCGAGCGCTCGCCGCAGCGGGCGCCACCGTGACGGTCGCCGCTCGCGACCCCGAATCAGCCGCGACCAAGCTGTCCGGTATCGACCGGGTCGAGATCCGCCGGCTGGACCTGATCGACCCCGACTCGGTGGACGCGTTCGTCGCCGGGTACCTCGACTCCGGGCGACGGCTGGACGTGCTGATCAACAACGCCGGGCTGATGGGTGGACCCCTGGTCCGGGACGGACGCGGCTACGAAGCCCAGTTTGCGACCAACCATCTCGGGCATTTCCAGCTGACCCTCGGACTGCTGCCCGCACTACGCGCTGCCGGTACTGCGCGGGTCGTCAACCTCACCTCCGGTGGCCATCGGATGTCCGACATCCGCTGGGACGACCCGCACTTCGCCAACGGCTACGACGAGATGGGCCTGCTCGGCTACGGCCAGTCGAAGACCGCCAACGTCCTCTTCGCCGTCGAACTGGACCGCCGGTGGGCCGCTGACGGGATCCGCGGCTACGCGGTCCATCCCGGAATCATCATCACCACGAGCCTCGGCCCGGCGCGCGCCGCCGGCGAATCGGCTGCCGGCTGGCTCGACACCGAGTTGCTGCGCGCCCAGGGATTGATCGACGACGCCGGTCAGCCGATCAACGATCCGGACCACGAGAAGAAGTCGGTACAACAAGGTGCCAGCACGAGCGTCTTCGCCGCGACCAGTCCGCTGCTGGCCGATGTCGGCGGTGTCTACCTGAAGGACAACGACATCTCCCCGCTGGACATCGACCCGCAGCCGATCGACTTCGCGTCCGAGCAGACTCCGAGTGCCACGGTGGTGCCGCACGCCATCGACCCGGAGTCGGCACGGCGTCTGTGGGACCTCAGCCTGCAACTCATCGGGCGGTAG
- a CDS encoding phytanoyl-CoA dioxygenase family protein has product MTTTTSRHQPLTLAPETINSYRTNGFVHLPGVLDADEVDRYRAAAARAYDQEAGLDPDNQMFKQVVNIWQRDDELRELTMHPKLAELATQLAGIPLRIWHDHLLIKPPHNGTPTEFHQDAPYWPHADARHSLSAWIALVDVPVERGCMTFLPGQQDRRDIRPIDIADARDLFEAAPDLAYLPRVTVPLRAGDVTFHNGYTPHTANSNDTDDFRFAHVNIYVDRDVTVDGRGHVCTDPLHLKAGDPLPDKDFPPVP; this is encoded by the coding sequence ATGACGACAACGACGTCGCGGCATCAGCCGCTCACCCTTGCACCCGAAACGATCAACAGCTACCGGACCAACGGTTTCGTCCACCTGCCGGGCGTCCTCGACGCCGACGAGGTCGACCGTTACCGCGCCGCAGCTGCCAGGGCCTATGACCAGGAGGCCGGCCTCGATCCGGACAATCAGATGTTCAAGCAGGTGGTGAACATCTGGCAGCGCGACGACGAGTTGCGTGAGCTGACGATGCACCCGAAACTCGCCGAGCTGGCTACCCAGCTGGCCGGCATCCCGCTGCGGATCTGGCATGACCATCTGTTGATCAAACCGCCGCACAACGGGACGCCGACCGAATTCCATCAGGACGCCCCGTACTGGCCGCACGCCGACGCCCGGCATTCACTGTCGGCCTGGATCGCCCTGGTCGATGTCCCGGTCGAGCGGGGCTGCATGACCTTCCTGCCGGGCCAGCAGGATCGTCGTGACATCCGGCCGATCGACATCGCCGACGCCCGGGACCTCTTCGAGGCCGCTCCCGACCTCGCCTACCTGCCCCGGGTCACGGTCCCGCTGCGTGCCGGCGACGTCACCTTCCACAACGGCTACACGCCGCATACCGCCAACTCCAACGACACCGACGACTTCCGGTTCGCCCACGTCAACATCTACGTCGACCGCGACGTGACCGTCGACGGCCGCGGTCACGTCTGCACCGATCCGCTGCATCTCAAGGCCGGCGATCCGCTGCCGGACAAGGACTTCCCACCGGTTCCGTAA